In Streptomyces sp. NBC_01231, the sequence GCGCGAATTGTGGCCGACGGCCGCACGCATGAGGCACCGCGTCTTCACGTTCCAGCACGAACACCGGCACACCCTGCGCGAGGCCCGCGAACTCGCCCGCCACGCCGGCATGCTCTCGGTGATCCTCGCCTGGGTCGCACACGACCTCGGCGAAGGTGACCTGGTCCAGGCTTACTGCGATGACGCCTGGGCGCAGGGTGAGCAGGCCGACCTCCCCGAGGTCGGCGCCTGGGCCGAAGACGTCCGCAGCACCCACGCTCTCTACGACAGCCGCCCCTTGGACGCGCTGCTCGCGGCAACCCGCGGCCTGGCCGTCGCTCCCCGGGACGGCAACGCCGCTGTACGCCTGTCCGCTCAAGTCGCCCGCGCCCACGCCCGGCTCGGCAACCACCACGAGTTCGAACGAGCCGCCGTACGCGCCCGTGATTACCAGGCGCAGCTGCCGCTCCACGGCACCGGGCTGTTCGGCGTCGACGCGGTGCGCATCACTTCCTATGACGCCTCCTCGTACGGCTGGCTCGGCCACGCCAACCGTGCACGCGCAGCTGCCGAAGAAGCCATCGGCCACTACCGCAGCTTCCCCCGCCTTCTCCAAGCCCCCACCCGGCTTGCGATCGCCCAGCTCGACTTGGCCCAAGCGCACTCAGCGCTCGGCGAACCGGACGCCGCCGTTGCCACCGCCCGCCAAGCCCTCACCAGCGGCCGACTGGTCGACTCCGTCCGAGGCCGCGCCCAGCAACTCGACCGCACCCTGCAGCGCCGTTACCCCCAAGCCCACGCCGTGACGGAGTTCGAGGAGGAACTAAAGGTCCTCCTCGCCGTGTGAGACGACCAGATCACCAGCTAGATGTCACGTATGGACGCACGTCAATCGCGTCCATCCCTGCGGCTCGAGCTGCCGCCAGCCCCTCCTCAGCGTCCTCAACCACGAGGCACCGCTGCGGCGGCACTCGAAGGCGCCGCGCAGCCTCCAGAAACAGGTCAGGCGCCGGCTTACCCAGGACTGCGTCCTCGCGGGTCACCACAACATCGAACAGGTGTGTCAACCCCACGGCTTCGACACCAGCGCGGACCACGGCGCCTCCGCCGCCGGACGCCACTGCAGAGGCCAGCCCACCCTCACGAGCGCGCTCCAGCCACTCGACCACCATCGGGAACGCCTTCAACGACGGTAACTCGTGGATGATCAGTTCGCCACAGCGGTCGAGAACGTCGCTGAGAGGTACCGAGACGCCGAGCTCAGCTATCAGCCCGTCCACTGACGTCCCTAATCGCTCGCGGTACCAACCCACCCGTAACCGCACCCCATACGCTTTCAGTACCTCCGCCAGGCAGCGGAAGTTCACGGGCTGCGAGTCCACGACCGTGCCGTCCCAGTCCATGATGACCGCGTCATACGCCGTTAGATCCGACCTCATGGGCGGACACTGCCCCGATCCTCACCCTGCCACTCGCGCAAAGACACTTCACGGGCACTCGATAGCGCCCACTGGATCTCGGCCTTCAGCTCACGGCAGACGAGAAACAGCCCCACAGGACTGGAACCATCCCTCAGGTTCATGTCAACGTACAACGAACCCGAAAGCATCAGGTCAGAGAGGTGAAGCGCGCTCGGGGAGACTGAATCCTCTGCCGTTTCGGAACCCGTTCCCGGCTACATCCGTCACTGCGACTCATGCTCCCCACCAAGGAGGGCTCGTCCTGCCGAGACCCACACTTCGATCCATCCGCGTCACCGCCCCGATCCTCCTCACGCTCGGCGCCATCAACGCCTGGACCCCCCAGGAGGCCGGCGAGTACGACTCCCTGTCCACATCCCCGTGTCTTTGCGCCTGCGCTGCCGGTCTGTTTGGCGAGGAGCTCCTCCCAAGCGGCTACCGCCGTGACCGCGTGTTGCGTGCGTTGCCGTTCACCCCGGCGCCGCGACTTGCAGCGTTGCCCGAGCGGTCGGCGCCGCCGAGCGCGCAGTGGCCGCAACCTCATGCGCACGTCGCGGCGTACCTCGGAGCTACCACTCGCCACGTAGCCCGAATCGTCGGCACCTCCGAGCGTGTCGTCGCTCAGAACCTCGCCAGGCTTACCGACGACGGGCTGCTGGTACTCACCACCGATAGTGCGACTCCTGAGCTGCGGTCCTTCCGACTGGCGTCCCGCCCGGCGCCGGGCGGGTCTGCTAAACGAACGGTGTAACCAGGGTGGTTGGGGTTCTGGTGGGCCACAAAGAGGCGGGTTTCCTGGCCTGGTGTCGATGGCAGATAGAGGCGGGGTGCGGGCGGAACATAGCCGACGATCGCCGGTTAACCAAACCGGCAATCCTGAAGACCATTGAGGGTGTTCGCACTCGGCTGTGCTTGGCGGTGGAGCCGTAGCGGACGCAGGGTGGCGCTGCTGAGGCGAGAGGAGACATGGAGCGGCGCTGGCCTGATGACACGGACAGCAGCTGCACCGTACGCGGCGACATCTTCGCGTGGTGTCGATGCTGTCGATCCCGCTCTGTCGCTCTCGGGCTCTGAACAAGGAACTCCCAAGTCATGTGCCGAACCACAGTACCCCCTGTCCTTTTCCACTACTGGCTGACGGCCGACCCTCACCGCTCTGCCTCTGTTGCACGTCACCGAGAGAGCAAGGCTGCGTCGTGGCGGTAGGGGCAAGGCGCGGACGGAAGCTGACGGCGGACGAGGTCTGTGTGAACTTGGAAGGCCGTCTAGCACTCGCCACCCCCGCAGATCTCGCCAAATATCTGGGCATTCCGGAAGCGACGCTTGCCCAGTGGCGCTATCTCAGTAAGGGGCCGCGATGGATAAAGGTTGGACGTCATTGCCGCTATCGGTGGAGCGAAATTGACGCCTGGCTGGATGAGAATGCCGGTGCCGCATAATGCGTCGCTTAATCGCTGCAGGAAGGAGGGCTGAGACGTGGCCCAAGTAGTTGATAGATGGCACCTTGTGAACTCCGAGGCAGGAGCAGTGGCCTGTCGGGAACATTCCACTAAGGCGCGCCGTCTCGTGGCCAGCGCTGCCCACGGGAAAGGGAAGCGCTGGCAGGTTCGGTATCGGGATGCCAGCGGTAAGCAGAAGAAGGAAAACTTCGCTCGGCGTGGTGAAGCAGATGCGCGCGCGGCAGAAGTGGAGACGGATCTCAACCGTGGGCAGTATGTGGATCCGAGGGAGCAGCGCATCACGTTCAAGGAGTACGCAGAACCGTGGCGTCAGATGCAGCCGCACCGAGGCGGGACGGCCGCGAACGTCGAGCGGTGCCTGCGGCTCCACGCCTATCCCGTATTCGGCGACCGTCGATTGGTGTCGATACGGCCGAGTGAGATCCAAGCCTGGGTCACAGGGCTTGTCGAAGTGCACGGCTTCACGGCGCAGACAGCCCGGAACAGTGCTGCAAAGGTGAAGCAGGTCTTCAATGCTGCGGTTCGCGATGGTGTAGTCCCGCGGAGTCCCTGCGTAGGCGTCAAACTGCCCTCGGTGCCGCACACTGAAATTGTGCCGCTAACGGCTGGCCAGGTGGGCGATTTGACTGGTGTTCTACCACGCCGATATCGCGCCCTCGTCATCCTGGGTGCGGGTACCGGCCTTCGCCCAGGAGAGCTTTTTGGGCTGCAGGTGAAGCACATCGACTTCACTGGCCGCACGGTCAAGGTGGAGCAGCAGCTTCAGCGAGTGCCGGGCGGAAAGGGGGTTCACGTGTGCCCTCCGAAGACGAGGAGGTCTCATCGCAGGGTTCCCTTGCCTGGAATTGTTGCGACATCACTCAAGGCGCATCTCGATAATTTCCCTGCCCATGGGGAAGATTTTCTGTTTCGGAATGACAGGGGTGAACCAATTCACTCATCCCGCTTCTATGAGCAGATCTGGCGTCCAGCCATCGCCAAGGTTAAGCTCCCCAAGGGCACTGGACCCCACGCCTTGCGGCACTCCTATGCATCTCTGCTGATCGCCGCGGGGGAGTCCGTTAAGGTCGTGTCGGAGCGACTGGGGCACACCAACGCTGCGATGACCCTGAACGTCTACAGCCACCTCTTCCCTGAGTCGGAGGACCGAACCAGGGCAGCGGTCGACACGGCGTTCGGTGCCCTCGCTGGGGAATGTGCCCCAGATGTGCCCTCTCAGTCGGAGGACTGAGAGAACGCACAGGTCAGAGCCGATGTCATGGGAGTGCAGTGCGATTGCGAGTGGAGTTCACGACGGAGCCCTTCGACCTCGATGAGGCACCCGCGCATGCGGTGGTGGCCCGCCAGGTCGTCGAGACTGCCGGGCTGGACGCGGTGGACGTCGGCCCGTTCGGCAACACGGCCGAGGGGGGCGCCGACGCCGTGCTCACCGCCGTGGACGCCCTGCTGCGCAGGACCCTGGAGTCCGGCGCCACCCGTATCTCGCTCCAGCTCAACGTGATCGGAGAGGGTGCGGAGTGACCGGCGCCGGAGGCGAGTCCTTCATCGGGGCCGTCAAGCCGCTGGTCGACGCCATGGGCGGCGAGATA encodes:
- a CDS encoding XRE family transcriptional regulator, with the translated sequence MNPGSASAATARAYAQHATLTELDPSDIAELETAVDGLGTTYSSQPPRELWPTAARMRHRVFTFQHEHRHTLREARELARHAGMLSVILAWVAHDLGEGDLVQAYCDDAWAQGEQADLPEVGAWAEDVRSTHALYDSRPLDALLAATRGLAVAPRDGNAAVRLSAQVARAHARLGNHHEFERAAVRARDYQAQLPLHGTGLFGVDAVRITSYDASSYGWLGHANRARAAAEEAIGHYRSFPRLLQAPTRLAIAQLDLAQAHSALGEPDAAVATARQALTSGRLVDSVRGRAQQLDRTLQRRYPQAHAVTEFEEELKVLLAV
- a CDS encoding HAD family phosphatase — its product is MDWDGTVVDSQPVNFRCLAEVLKAYGVRLRVGWYRERLGTSVDGLIAELGVSVPLSDVLDRCGELIIHELPSLKAFPMVVEWLERAREGGLASAVASGGGGAVVRAGVEAVGLTHLFDVVVTREDAVLGKPAPDLFLEAARRLRVPPQRCLVVEDAEEGLAAARAAGMDAIDVRPYVTSSW
- a CDS encoding helix-turn-helix domain-containing protein — its product is MTADEVCVNLEGRLALATPADLAKYLGIPEATLAQWRYLSKGPRWIKVGRHCRYRWSEIDAWLDENAGAA
- a CDS encoding site-specific integrase, whose translation is MASAAHGKGKRWQVRYRDASGKQKKENFARRGEADARAAEVETDLNRGQYVDPREQRITFKEYAEPWRQMQPHRGGTAANVERCLRLHAYPVFGDRRLVSIRPSEIQAWVTGLVEVHGFTAQTARNSAAKVKQVFNAAVRDGVVPRSPCVGVKLPSVPHTEIVPLTAGQVGDLTGVLPRRYRALVILGAGTGLRPGELFGLQVKHIDFTGRTVKVEQQLQRVPGGKGVHVCPPKTRRSHRRVPLPGIVATSLKAHLDNFPAHGEDFLFRNDRGEPIHSSRFYEQIWRPAIAKVKLPKGTGPHALRHSYASLLIAAGESVKVVSERLGHTNAAMTLNVYSHLFPESEDRTRAAVDTAFGALAGECAPDVPSQSED